A single region of the Pseudomonadota bacterium genome encodes:
- the meaB gene encoding methylmalonyl Co-A mutase-associated GTPase MeaB encodes MNDLVAGLLAGKVRSLAKAITIVENDRPGKREILKEIYPKTGKAFLLGITGPPGAGKSTLTDKVIAGLRKQGKTVGVIAVDPSSPFSGGAILGDRIRMQQHALDEGVFIRSMATRSHLGGLAKNTVDVIHLLDASGKDVVIIETVGVGQDEVDIVRIAQTTVVVMVPGLGDSVQVAKAGVMEIADVFAVNKADREGADKLFTELRAMLDMVKGDFKPEIYRTVAVNDIGIEELVAGIFAHGERVARSGLFAEKKAQKAENELRAYLFDGIMQRSTALPVYADVVNRVAAKELTPMDGVEELFAGLGMTGGENKDVAEN; translated from the coding sequence TTGAACGATTTAGTCGCCGGTCTGCTGGCCGGCAAAGTGCGTTCCCTGGCCAAGGCGATTACCATCGTCGAAAATGACCGACCGGGGAAAAGGGAAATTTTAAAAGAGATTTATCCTAAAACCGGCAAGGCTTTTCTGCTGGGAATTACCGGCCCTCCCGGGGCCGGGAAAAGTACCCTGACGGATAAGGTTATTGCTGGTTTGCGCAAACAGGGGAAAACCGTTGGGGTTATCGCGGTTGATCCTTCGAGTCCGTTTTCCGGCGGAGCGATTCTTGGTGACCGCATTCGAATGCAGCAGCACGCCCTTGATGAAGGGGTGTTCATTCGCAGTATGGCAACCCGCAGTCATCTCGGGGGCCTGGCCAAAAATACGGTTGACGTTATTCATCTGCTGGATGCTTCCGGCAAGGATGTGGTTATTATTGAAACCGTCGGCGTCGGTCAGGATGAGGTTGATATTGTCAGAATCGCGCAGACCACGGTCGTGGTCATGGTTCCGGGTCTGGGTGACTCGGTTCAGGTTGCCAAGGCCGGGGTGATGGAAATTGCCGATGTTTTTGCTGTCAATAAAGCCGATCGTGAAGGCGCGGATAAACTGTTTACCGAACTGCGGGCCATGCTGGATATGGTTAAGGGGGATTTTAAACCGGAGATTTATCGCACCGTGGCGGTCAATGATATCGGAATTGAAGAGCTGGTCGCCGGCATTTTCGCTCATGGTGAGCGCGTCGCCCGAAGCGGCTTGTTTGCTGAAAAAAAGGCCCAGAAGGCGGAAAATGAATTACGGGCTTATCTCTTTGATGGGATCATGCAGCGTTCGACCGCTTTGCCAGTCTATGCAGATGTGGTCAACCGGGTCGCGGCCAAGGAGTTGACCCCTATGGATGGGGTTGAGGAACTTTTTGCCGGACTGGGAATGACCGGAGGAGAAAATAAAGATGTTGCAGAAAATTGA
- a CDS encoding cobalamin B12-binding domain-containing protein: MDKKIKVLIAKPGLDGHDRGAKVVSRALRDAGMEVIYTGIRQTPEQIVATAIQEDVDSIGLSCLSGAHNKLFPKVVNLLREKGAGEILVFGGGIIPAEDIPALKAAGIAEIFLPGATTEETIAFIKNNV, translated from the coding sequence ATGGATAAAAAGATAAAGGTTTTGATCGCCAAGCCTGGTCTTGACGGCCACGATCGTGGCGCCAAAGTGGTTTCACGGGCTTTGCGGGATGCCGGCATGGAGGTTATCTACACCGGGATTCGCCAGACCCCGGAACAGATCGTCGCCACCGCGATTCAGGAAGATGTCGACAGCATCGGTCTGAGCTGCCTTTCCGGGGCCCATAACAAGCTTTTTCCCAAGGTGGTCAATCTGCTCCGGGAAAAGGGCGCGGGTGAAATTCTGGTTTTCGGCGGCGGGATCATTCCGGCGGAAGACATTCCGGCTTTAAAGGCCGCCGGCATCGCTGAAATTTTCCTGCCCGGCGCCACGACCGAGGAGACCATTGCTTTTATAAAGAATAATGTTTGA